The Musa acuminata AAA Group cultivar baxijiao chromosome BXJ2-5, Cavendish_Baxijiao_AAA, whole genome shotgun sequence genomic interval ACCCACAATACACTTGTGTCATTCCCACCTTTATGCACCACCGGACCAGACCAAGAAAGCCATTACAGAGCAGAAGCAGCCAATGGTCAGTCGTTCTCCGAAAAGGCTCCATGGAGACTAGaacaaagaagaaagagagaatcACATGACATGTATGCATCCCCGAAGCCTTTTTCCAACACCTCGTGTTCCTGAAAGGTGGTCTTAGATTTCCCGGTCTTGGCTGCTCCACTGAGGACGACAGCAACATCACAGAGCCAGAGATCGGGGGATGGATGGAGTTAAAAGGGAGGTGAGGGTGCTGTTGAGACTTTAGGTGGGTAGGTAGGTCCTCCTTCCCATTGCATTCATGCCATGGGGAAGGAAAGGTTGGGTTGGTCCACCCAACCGAGTCCTGCCCTTGACCCACCCTCCTCCAATCCAGCACAGCACCTCCTTCACAAGGAGGCCATTAATATTTTGTCCAACACTCTCCCAGTGTTCCATTTTAAGGTGACAACACCCTTATTTAAAGCCCACTCCCTTCCACACAAATTCTGGAGTGGAAGTCATGCAATGTTACCCCTCCCTCGTTGTGTTGTGATTCCAATGCGACGACCGCACGAATGCATAAAGAGAGCCACCCTATTAAATGCAACACACATCTCTCTCCCACTAAAGAAATCGGGATATGCAATCGAGTTATTCGAGTCTTCGACATGAGCTACTAGAAGTGATCGGGTCCATGGGCGCGGGTGTGAGGTCGAGGGCGACGTCCTAATTCTAATTTTAAGAGGCACTTAAGAAGGCTTATGAAGCATATTGACGTGCGACTTAGATCAGTCGAGGAGACCACATATCAACTTGCGTTTGCATGCACATCACTCAGACTTTTATCTCTTCTTTATTGGTCGCTGGTGGTCAAACAAAGACTTACATCTTATCATCTTGTAACGGCCGAGATATTAAATGGAGGAGAGGGGGGAAGGAAACCTTAACATGACGTGCGACGCTGAAGCCGAAGAGGACGGGCTACCACGTGGCAGGAGGCGTGGGGTACTGCACCTGCTTCCCCGTCACGGGGCACTGGCGCGACACGAACCGGACGGCGCGGGGATGCGCCGTTACCGACTGTAGCAGTAGTAATAACAATTGCCATTTATAAATAACTCCGCTTTTTTATGCTTCTCTCGTACCGCCACAATAAAAAATCGGGGTGGGGGGGAATGGGAGAGGAGCTTCTCTCTCGTACTGCTACAATAAAGAAATCGGAGTGGGGAAAGGGAGCGGAGCGGAGCGGCGCGTCGGGCCGAAACGGTACAAACTCCACCTATCTTAATATCTCATTTAGCAGCATGGTTGCTACTGAAACTAACGGCGGGGGACGGGGCCGCCCGGCCATCTGTGATGTCATCTCTGTGAGTCCGCACGAGGCTCCGTCGTGCTCTTGCAATTGCCCCTCCTAACCTCTAATAACCACATCGAAGCCCCAACGATGCACGGCATCAGATCAAGATCGACACGGGGTGGTTTTGTTTAATGAAGGCTAAACAGCGTTGAAACCTCGATCGGTATGATTGGTGGCAGCCGACGTGGACTAGTGATGGAGCTCTTTGTAGTCATTGTCGCTGGTGAAGGAAAAGGGAACATGTGAAATAGGTTCTGGTATTTGCGTCTGGGTCCATATAGATATGTATCCGGCATGATAGGTTCCAAAAGCTTGTTACCGGGACCTGCTATACTTCATCCTACTAAATCATGACAGACCAAACGGGCTGACATCCTTAAAAAAGGAGAGATGGACGGCAGTGAAGACCGACTTAGAAACTCGAAGACTCGCACGAAAAGGACTCCACTCCATCTTGGAAAAGTGACGCTTTCAAAGGGGATGGAACAGTAATGGAAGCTGCTAAGTAGCGCACTGTCACATGTGGGGCTCTCCATTCCTTCTTCTACTGTTACCTGGCTGGACGAAAGAACTCATCTCACGTGTTCATAGCATACAAGAATGTGAGTCGCAGCTGCGGAGAAAAAGGGGGGTAAGGAAAGCAGAAGGAGGccaggaagtgaaacggccgcgtCGCGTGAGATGATGTAGTTGTTAAACGCCGGTGTCATTTTGGTCAATGGAAACCGAGTGGTCCAAGTTGGAAGATTGCGTCCTTTGCCTTCTACGCATCCGGAATCCACCTGCACGCATACTGAGACATGACGCGGACACGCTAATTCCACCTTCCACCCTTCGCTATACGCTGATCTATATAGCTCCATTTATATATGGTCCATACTTGGAgggaaagagaaagggaaggGGAAGGCGTTGGTGGCATAAGCTTCGTGGAGGGGAGGTTGGAGGAGCAGAGTTGTAGAACAGTTGGGAGAGGAGACTGCTGCGCTGCATAGTGACAagcaagaaaagagggaggaaagATAGGGGAAAAAGCTCGGGCCGGGTTTATTCCATTGCGTGCTTGCTTCACGCAACCTGCtaagtgtagagagagagagagagagagagagagagaggggagtggGAGTTGGGGGTAGGCTTGGCTGCTTGGCGTGGCTTTGAAGAGTAATCAATATAGAGAACCCAAAAACAAACAAGCATCAAACAGTAACTCCAACACGACCCTCTACCGATAAGACAAACTCCTCCTTCCCCTCACACCATTTTAACaccaccccctccccctccctatCCATCAATCTTATAACTTCCCTTTGTTTTCTTCTGTCCATCCTCAATCCTTTCACTACCGAAGCAATCAATTCATCTTGTATGATTAGGACACCAACCTGAAAGTAAACAGAAAGCagggaaaaggaggaggaggaggcaatcAGGTGATATGAGTGGCAAAAGCCCTAGTGTGGGAGTATTGGGGGGAGGAAGTGGGGGcgccggtggcggcggcggcggcggcggatcaGGGGGAGGTGGAAGTGCGGGTGGTGGCACCGGACCCTGCGGGGCGTGTAAGTTCCTGAGGAGGAAGTGTGTGACGGGGTGCATATTTGCGCCTTACTTCGACTCCGAGCAAGGCGCCGCCCACTTTGCGGCGGTGCACAAGGTGTTCGGCGCCAGCAACGTGTCGAAGCTCCTTCTCCACATCCCCGCCCACAAGAGGCTCGATGCCGTCGTTACCATCTGCTACGAGGCCCAGGCGCGCCTCCGCGACCCCGTCTACGGCTGCGTCGCTCACATCTTCGCCCTCCAACAACAGGTGCATACCCCCGCACTGGTGTTAATTTTGTGTCCACACCATCTCCGATACGGTTTGCATGCATAGTATCGTTGTGGTAGGAACTCTGCAAACGGATGATGATCTAATTTGGTTGGCTCGATTTCATTCCTACGGATAACTCTCTTTTCTCAAGCATTTCAATCTTACTATTGTTGTGTTCTTCTGGATCTTATGATGATATAAACTTACGTGGCATTGGGTTCGGATCGAACTTATCCTCTGGTACACTGACAAGTTGGAATTTTACTGTTCTAGCGACATCGTGCATGCTTTCATCTCCATTACTGCAGTCATCACCGATCgtcgatatgatttctttatcgtGATCGATTGTTACACCAACCATGATTCGATCTGACTACATTTGTGGAGTAATCGAATCGTTGTGCTTTAAATAGGTAGTCAACCTGCAGGCAGAGCTGTCCTACTTACAAGCCCATCTGGCCACGTTGGAGCTGCCGTCCCCTCCTCCGCCACCCCCTCCGCCGTCGCTCGTGGCATCGATGCCCTTCTCGATATCCGACCTGCCATCGGCCGCGAGCCTGCCTTCCACCGTGGACCTGTCGGCACTGTTTGACCCTCTGGTCCAGCCAGCATGGCCtcttcagcagcagcagctgcagctcaGCACCAGCACGAGGAACCTTTCTGAGAGCTCTGGGTTTGGAGGTGGCGATCTCCAGGCATTGGCCAGGGAGCTCCTCGATAGGCAACGGACGGCCACCAGCGAACCCCCACCAGCCTCCAAGTAACAAAACACACTGTGATGAGGCAGGCGTTGCCTATTTCAGGTGATGTGCTTCTTGACCATGGATGGAAGGATCCAAATTAACCGGCTCATATGACCTAAAGAGTTATGATGTTAGTCCTTTTGCTGCTGTTTCATTACCGAGCAACTTAGTTTTAATCTCAATCGTTCGACGAACAAGAAGCTGGACGACTAAGACATTCGCATCAAAAAGGCTATTGTGGCATGGGAAATGTGAAGAAGCATTATCATGAATGTTGCAATGGATATCAGTTTCATTCAGTCGGACACACCTGTCCGGGAGAAGACTAAAAGGTGACGCTGCTTTGTTGTTGTGTACAACCATCAGGCGACATGAGAAGAAGCCTCAAGCAACGCTTTGCTCACACCTTATTCTATTATTGCACCGCTGCTATGCCCTTGCTTTCCGGTTCTCTGCCATTGTTGTTGTGGAAAACGACATCGAGTAGGCAAGATTGCTACCTTCCACAACAGACATGCTTAATATATATGACTTGCTTCGTTCACTGAGAATGCTCCGAGGAAGGAGGGATTTGGCGAAACCCTTCATATCAGTAAAGTGATTCTAATTGGGAATGGTGCAAGATGATCTCCGTTGAGGTTCCTATCTATGGTTAACCGCAAATATACAGCTAAAAACATATGATAATTCCTATAGGTTGGTTATTCACGTGCATGTATGAAGTAATAAAATCGTCGATTTGGTAATAGGTTAAGGATCATGCTATAGTAATTAACATCGAGTCGAGAATGGGGACAAGGATAAAGTAGTAGCATTGTCGAATGACAATATGGGGATGGATGGTTCTTAAAGAAAGGGCACTGTCCCACCATGTTGCTGTGCCTCGTTTTAGGTATATTTCCATAAAAGAACGATGGAGTGCAAGATTCACCATTCGGTCTTAGACGTCATCCAAGAATTTGAATCGGAGACCCTCTTCAAAATTAAGAATTAATACAATTTTATTAAGAAAATGATCCCATAATTTCGCTGCGGCTACTGTGAACAGCGAAGAATCATCTCAAATAAGTTCATGTTGGGAGGGAAACGGAGCTCAAATTTGGAGTGTTGATCATGTCTTCGGTGACCATGGAGGCCACTCTTGTGCAAGCATGTTGATGCATACGATTGCCAAAACTCTAATGTTTTGGTAAGCATATGGCTACGGCAAGAttattcttcttgaattatgtttATGCAAGTGATTGCCAAATCTCTAATGTTATGTTGTGGATTAAAAGGGTTATTGGCTCCTCTGCTACTTTGGGAGAAGAGTAACCTCAAAAGACGAGTATAAAGTTAGATTGATCTCAGTGAATAGTATCTCTGAATCCATTAAGTCAAACTAGTTaggataataaatatatattgagtCAGATATCAATTTAATTTAAAGCCTAAGATAATATGTTATGAGTTAGACTCGGATATATATCATTTATTAATATGAGACTATTCTATTACTCATCTTTTTCAATCTCTCCtcacaaaaatatctttttttgacTCAATTCTCTTTCTCTATCGGTCTAACTTTttgactttttctttttgtttacgAACTTTGGCTAACATATAATGGATCAAACATTAATTCGGTTTAAAAACTTAAGCCGATAGATTTTGGACTAGACTCGGATATATATCATCTATCTCTTTAGATATTTACTAGGGTGAGATGAGTCTCTTACCCGTCTTTTTCAATCTTATTTAtcttctaataaataaaaatgttcATACTATCATATCTAAATAAAATACATACAATTTCAAATCGATTGAAACTCAATATCAGACTTAATATCTTCACATGTATGGATttttcaatcacttaaaataaaataacacgaAATGAAACACAGTATCAATAACATTTTTTAACAATTGATTGGAGTTCCGAAAAAATTCATAACAAAACTCGGTGACAATCCACAACATTTCTTACTAATTCATGCCTTTATAAAGAATCCAAGACCATCATGATTTCTATGATTGATCACCAAAAAAAATGCCTAACTATGTATCTTAACCTATTATTAATGGCAAATTAATGGATAACAATTAAAGCCATCGtattagagaaaaagaaagacaaCGTTGTTTAAAGAAAGACAAACTACAATTTTCACATTACCTCTTTTACATCTCAAGAAGTCTTTCGTATTTATGAACACTCACCTCATGAATAGGACACATGTTGTGGACAGAACATAATGGTAAATAATCAATCCATGGGGAATCCGACtctatttgataaaaataaaaacatgacGACTAATCGCTAAAGATACACTATTGCAAATTCGGGTGACCCTAAAGTCAAAATATGCTTAGATCTCACTGGTGCTAACAACAAACACATTTCTAGGTCAATTGTTTTTTCAAGACAATCATGCAATTAAGTCGGAGACTATGCTGATCCTCAAGTTAGCTTCACCTTAAAAAGATGGTCATGTTGACAAATTAAGCGTCACCAAACTCCGATTTCCATAAGTCATTCGGCTTAAAGTTGGTCATGTtcacatttttttttcaaaaagattAAAGTTTTTTTCACCATCATGTCATCCTTTCACTTTTGTTAATATAGACAACATTATTATATGAAAGGtttatttatgattttatcaccTAATATGGTCTTAAGTGTTCCTTTTATGTGTGATATATTCATCAAAGATTAAAAGTTTTTGAAGTTTGTATAAAAAAAACATCTAAAATGTTCAATGTGAATAAAACGTCGGCATCTATTTTAAAGCATCTCATATGATTAATATAACTGAAAGTGTCCCCTTGTGATATATCCGTCaaggataagaagaaaaaaaaaaaatctatttgcaTGTAATATATCCATATATTACGCATAATGTATCaatctaaaagaaaaagaaatattccAAGTACTAGACATAACGGAGCTAAAACATCCCTTAGTACAATCAAAATATCTAAAATGTCTAACTTAAACTTGAGCTAAATGCATTTACTTAAGTTAAAAAATATGTCTaacttaatcaaaatattttgttATAGGGTGACACCCAAGACAAAAACATTTGAAGTgtcatttaattattttttatgaataaatTAATTGTTAAGGTCATAAGTGTATTTGTGTGTTCTCACCTCGAAAAATAATATGGGAGCAAAAATGATATGATTACTACGGTTAGTTAAGCTAATAACCCTAATAATATTCCAAATTAGACTCGATGGTAGAAAGATATTCACACAAAAGATCAAATAAATGTAGTGATTAATAGGTTAATAGAGTTGGTGGAGAGGCAATCTCGACAACTAGAATAATTATTGGCCCAAGGAGAAGAGGAGGTGTCGGTAGTAACTCGGGGGCATGATATAGAATTAGCAAGTGATAGGTTTAGAAAGAATGATACACTAAGCGGATAAGAAATATTGAaggattttaaataaatataagattattTGTGCAACTTATATGCTATGTGGGAGGTAAAAAAGGGTCATTTAGATGTTGAACAAatgatctggaaaatatttaagaaaatctTTTATCAAAAGTATTTTAGTGTAGCCCACCGATAAATCAAAAGGTTAGAATTTATTAAACTCAAACAAGAGGATCAATCGGTGATGAAATACACCAAAAGATTTGAGGAGTTATCTTGATTGGTACCTACATGGTTAGTACTAATATCTTGAGGATAGATTAATTTCTTTAAGGAGTCAAAGTAAATATGACGATGAATATCCTATTCCCTATCCCCTGATAACTTGCGGATGTAAAATGTTCACAGAGTCCAGCACTCTATTATTCCAGCGGCGACTGTAATGGATCTCGATCATCAATGAATATGAAAGAGATTTCTTAGTAAACATTGACAAAAGTCGAGAAGAATCGACTTTGAATCAACTACAGACTAGAACAAAGATGTGTCCCGCAAAGCGTTGGGCACCAGCGTTCATATAATGATTACGTAGCTCATTTATCTACTGAGATAGAAAGCAAGCCTCCTTTCCTCAAATGAATACTCTAACTCCTCTACTGGTGCTACCCTGAGGCAAGTCGGAGCAGGCGTTGTGGCCACCTGCATAGGCATTGGCGTTGCAGCAGTAGTTTTGGGGGTTGGGGCTGGCGTTGCGTTCAATGTCTTGTTCTCTTCGACAGCACCAGTAATGGGCTTCGACGGTGTTGGCATTGGCGCTGTAGCTTGAGTTTTGGGTGTCGGGGCCGGCATTGCGTTTGACGTCATGGTAATGGGCTTAGCGTTCTCTTCGATAGCACTGGAAATGGGCTTCGATGGTGTTGCCATTGGCGCTGCAGCTGGAGTTCTGGGCGTCGACGTCAATCCCTTTGACGTCATGTGATCTTCAAAAGCAAAGGTAATGGGCCTCGACGGTGTCGATGGAATGTGGTTGACCGGAGCCAGGGGAGCAAAGGGTTTTCGTGGCGCACCCATTTCTTGATGCGCGGTGAAGGATAGCTTCTTCATAGGAAGGCCAGCAATATCTAGGCCCCTTGCACCTATACAAACAAGAGCTCGACTTTACAGACCTCGTTCATAG includes:
- the LOC103984566 gene encoding LOB domain-containing protein 18-like — protein: MSGKSPSVGVLGGGSGGAGGGGGGGGSGGGGSAGGGTGPCGACKFLRRKCVTGCIFAPYFDSEQGAAHFAAVHKVFGASNVSKLLLHIPAHKRLDAVVTICYEAQARLRDPVYGCVAHIFALQQQVVNLQAELSYLQAHLATLELPSPPPPPPPPSLVASMPFSISDLPSAASLPSTVDLSALFDPLVQPAWPLQQQQLQLSTSTRNLSESSGFGGGDLQALARELLDRQRTATSEPPPASK